DNA sequence from the Leptolyngbya sp. SIO1E4 genome:
TAAGCCCACAAATCCGCGACTGCGACCTGCCCCTCTGGAGATAATTTGTAGACTTCGCAGCAGTCCCCTCAGCGGGGCTTGACTAACCAGGGTCATGAGTTCTGCATAACCTGTTCCCGCCACTCTAAAGCGGACGCCATCTTCTTGAGTTGGCACAATCAGCTCTTCATCTAAGATATTGGCCCGAGATGGCGGCATGGCAGAGTCATCGGTCAGCCTGAGGATGTTGCTGGGGCTAAAGCCAAATCGATTCACCAAAAGCTGAGACTGCATGTCAACATCGGTCAGGCAGCCTGATAAGTCGCTGATCTTGGGATCGGGGTAGGTATTAATCCTGATCAGTAGAGCGAGCTTGCGAGATGTGCTCTGAGCTAAAACCTGGCCATAACGATTAGCCTGACGCAGAAATCCGGTTTGGCTCAGACCCATTGCAGTCAGGACAGAACCGGCGAACTGGAGGAAGTGACGGCGTTTCATTTGGGACATGACTCACGGAAGTCCAACGACAATAGCTGGAAGCTCTCAATGCTCAGTATTGAGGGCCACAATGCGAAAGCGGTTTGCTGTACCTGACTCAGCAGAGTGGCGATCGGGGTGTGGGCCCGGGCCGTCAATGCAGGGGTAGTCAGCAGCGCAGACGCTGCGCTGAGGGCAATCAGCAGAGAATAACTAGCGGGGTGATTGAGTTTCATGGCAAGTGAAGAGAAACGGATGAGCGATTGTGCTTATCCATATGGCTGGCAGGGACGAACTTATTCACTCAGGGGTTAGTGTTTCACGCTGGTTGCAGGGCAGCAGTGTGAAGGCTAAAGCGACGCGCGATCGCCCCAATCACACGGATCCCACAGGGAGTGAATAAGTCCTTCCGGTGCAGCAATACCTGGGTGTGACAGCCCACCTCAGGACAATGACGCCATGAAGATTATTTCTCTGCTGGCCCGCGCCGATCAGCCCAATTGCCGTCCGCCCCCTTTTTCCTGACTGCGATTGGATTTCCTTTTACTCGATGCAAAACTAATAACAGCCTGCCCCTGCAAACTCCATGGAAACTGCATTTCGATACTGGCAACTGGTGCGCCTTGACAGCTCAGGTCACTGTTACACCCAAGTGATGTCTCAGGTGCAAACTTGGCTGCAAGCAACCTTTGCTGATTTAATCAGCGACCCAGCAACCCCTGATCGGCAACTGCAGACAGCACTCCTTGCTATCTACCAAGCCAAACAGGCCAGCGCAGACCTGGCCGAACTCAGTCTGCGCTGCTACATCAGCCATCGGATACGCCTCGTCTGCCTGCAGTTGGCCAGCCAGTTTGGTGACAACTATGGCTTTACCACGGCAGACCTGTTGCCGCTGGTTCTAGACGATGACGGCAAGCTGTTGACCCCCTATCTTCCCCTCAGTCTAAAAATTTTGGATACCTACGATCCGACCAAGGCGCAGCTCAATACTTGGGTGACTCGGCTGGTGAAAAACCATCCTGAACTTGACCGAGCATTGCTTGAGCGCGGGCTCTATCGGGCCAGCGACTGGGCGATTCTAAATGACACCAACCTGGAGCAGCTGCAGCGTATTCTGCGGCAGTATCACCTGTGTAGCGAAACCGAGGTTGCCCTGGCCAGCCAACTCTTGGAGCAGTATCACCAGGTGTATCGGCAAGACCGTTTGCAGCAGCGGAGAGCCGGTCAGCGTGGGCGCTGTCTGCCCCCGACCCCAGAGCAGCTGAAGCGCATGGATACCCAACAGTCAGCCAAGACGGTGTTAACCCAACTCAAAGCTCTGGCGGCGCAGCTGCGACACTATCGCATTCATGTCCGCAGTGGTCGCCCCATCCCCTACCGTGACGAGACTGACTGGGAAAATCACGTCCCTGACGGCCTCGGGGGCCAATCCTCAGAAGCTGAAGAGAATCAAGATGCCTTTTTAAAGGCCTATCGACAAGCTCTCCAAGACTGTCTAGAGAACGTGCTAACCCAGGTCATGCAAGCCAACATCGCGAAGCTCCAGAAACGTCGACCGCCTAAGAATGAGGCCTATGTGCGAGGGCTTTACCTCTTCCACTGTGAGGGGCTATCCATGGGAAATTTGGCTGCTCAGGTGGGGTTAGCGACCCAGGTGCAGGTTAATCGTCTATTGCAGCTCAAGCGCCTTCGGGCTGATGTGCGTCATCTGCTGATTCAGCAGCTACAAGTGCGGGTTCGAATGGAGGCCCTCGACTACATCTCTGCAGAGCGGCTGAATCAGATTGATCAGACCCTGGAGCATCTGCTGACGGAACGGGTTG
Encoded proteins:
- a CDS encoding caspase family protein, whose protein sequence is MKRRHFLQFAGSVLTAMGLSQTGFLRQANRYGQVLAQSTSRKLALLIRINTYPDPKISDLSGCLTDVDMQSQLLVNRFGFSPSNILRLTDDSAMPPSRANILDEELIVPTQEDGVRFRVAGTGYAELMTLVSQAPLRGLLRSLQIISRGAGRSRGFVGLEEGDPLDLVTDLLGDLDSLSRSGNNASIISETVEESSAVDSGAIAAFSTIIEVVEIPNGEGA